Proteins encoded by one window of bacterium:
- a CDS encoding sulfotransferase, with protein sequence KDLDGKILVDFIGKYDNLQADYEEACCRIGIKPPPLPHKRQAKDREDYRNYYDADLAELVSNYFQKDIQTFAYTF encoded by the coding sequence AAGGACCTTGACGGGAAGATACTGGTGGACTTCATCGGAAAATACGATAACCTCCAAGCGGATTACGAGGAGGCCTGTTGTAGGATCGGAATCAAGCCGCCTCCCCTACCCCACAAAAGACAGGCAAAGGACAGGGAAGACTACCGCAACTATTACGACGCAGATCTGGCCGAACTTGTCTCGAACTATTTTCAAAAGGATATCCAGACTTTCGCATA